One Dermacentor silvarum isolate Dsil-2018 unplaced genomic scaffold, BIME_Dsil_1.4 Seq936, whole genome shotgun sequence DNA window includes the following coding sequences:
- the LOC119435829 gene encoding ribosome biogenesis protein NOP53 → MAATVKRKRVGVSKNRKKGWKKHCDINDVEEFLEDQRLDERIGGSVASKPDEQLFFVDKLPAAPKSSAPASAASRKLRRNRKLTCFRNLEPSSKVKAPVQPRRVRDPDARKPAEVRETQRQRLAKRLEQGTVDRLRSVARKAKVTTSRFDLTGLRDLWGEDSEEASTVAGDGKHRVPSHRHQKPSLLPAVEPPHPGTSYNPSHADHQDLLRRAVEVEQRKLHEERRLDRCLAMPNKRDWPTEQDRLAEMSQGLYDQEEDDDQASELTASDGEATAEAPALPAPSAARKTRQQRRRAAEQKRLRREALERKKARVLANDVYRIRTLKADLRRNAEASEARQKRRQQREVDKLYGARRLSAYKYEEPDLPLKLSSELRDSLRELRPEINVLEDRYKSLQRRNVIETRQQQKKVVKYKPKKAVKRSHRQFAEADEQRWKKELQ, encoded by the coding sequence ATGGCAGCGACCGTGAAGCGCAAACGTGTTGGAGTCAGTAAGAACCGTAAAAAAGGGTGGAAGAAGCATTGCGACATCAACGATGTAGAAGAGTTCCTTGAAGACCAGCGCTTAGACGAGCGTATCGGCGGCTCTGTGGCCAGTAAGCCGGACGAGCAGTTGTTCTTCGTGGATAAGCTGCCCGCAGCGCCGAAGAGCTCGGCTCCCGCTAGTGCTGCGAGCAGGAAGCTGCGCCGCAACCGCAAGCTGACATGCTTCAGAAACCTCGAGCCAAGCTCCAAGGTAAAGGCACCGGTGCAGCCGCGCCGCGTGCGGGACCCTGACGCCCGCAAGCCCGCCGAAGTTCGCGAAACGCAGAGGCAGCGTCTCGCCAAGCGGCTTGAACAAGGCACCGTCGACCGCCTGCGCAGCGTTGCGCGAAAAGCAAAAGTCACCACGAGCCGGTTCGACTTGACAGGACTTCGCGACCTATGGGGCGAAGACAGCGAAGAGGCGTCAACGGTGGCTGGGGATGGTAAACATCGCGTACCGTCCCACCGACACCAGAAACCGTCGCTGCTTCCAGCGGTGGAGCCGCCGCACCCGGGAACGTCGTACAACCCGTCGCACGCCGACCACCAGGACCTTCTGCGGCGGGCGGTGGAGGTCGAGCAGCGAAAGCTGCACGAGGAACGCCGCCTCGACCGCTGCCTTGCGATGCCGAATAAGCGCGACTGGCCCACCGAGCAGGACAGGCTCGCCGAGATGTCGCAAGGACTTTACGACCAGGAAGAGGATGACGACCAGGCCAGTGAGCTGACAGCTTCTGACGGCGAAGCAACGGCCGAAGCGCCCGCGTTGCCAGCACCGAGTGCCGCTCGTAAGACTCGGCAGCAAAGGCGTCGCGCCGCGGAGCAGAAGAGGTTGCGTCGAGAGGCCTTGGAGCGCAAGAAGGCGCGTGTGCTGGCCAACGACGTGTACCGGATACGGACGCTGAAGGCGGACCTTCGGCGCAACGCCGAGGCGTCCGAGGCGCGTCAGAAGCGTCGCCAGCAGCGCGAGGTGGACAAgttgtacggcgcgcggcggctgAGCGCGTACAAGTACGAGGAACCAGACTTGCCGCTGAAGCTGTCTAGCGAACTGCGGGATTCGCTGCGCGAGCTGCGGCCCGAGATAAACGTGCTTGAGGACCGCTATAAAAGTCTGCAGCGTCGAAACGTGATTGAAACACGCCAGCAGCAGAAGAAGGTGGTTAAGTACAAACCCAAGAAGGCTGTAAAGCGCTCGCACAGGCAGTTTGCCGAGGCTGACGAGCAGAGGTGGAAAAAGGAGCTCCAATAA